One Paenibacillus sp. FSL H7-0737 DNA segment encodes these proteins:
- a CDS encoding TIGR00266 family protein, translated as MSAHEIDYVIMGEEIQCVEVQLDPGESVIAEAGSFMMMDQEITMETIFGDGSGGTRGSGLMGKLMGAGKRLLTGESLFMTVFTHSGSYGRKSVTFAAPYPGKIIPLDLQQYAGKVICQKDSFLCAAKGVSIGIEFQRKLGTGFFGGEGFIMQKLEGDGLAFVHSGGYVMERTLQPGETLKLDTGCLVAMTSSVDYNIEFVKGVKTALFGGEGLFFATLRGPGKVWVQSLPFSRMADRILSAAGNSGRKEEGSVLGGLGNLLDGR; from the coding sequence ATGAGTGCTCACGAGATTGATTATGTCATTATGGGCGAGGAAATTCAGTGTGTGGAGGTGCAGCTTGACCCAGGAGAGAGTGTAATTGCCGAAGCTGGAAGCTTCATGATGATGGATCAGGAAATTACGATGGAGACGATCTTTGGTGATGGTAGTGGGGGGACGCGCGGAAGCGGACTGATGGGTAAGCTGATGGGTGCGGGCAAGCGTCTGTTGACAGGGGAAAGCTTGTTCATGACCGTATTCACACACAGCGGTTCTTATGGACGAAAAAGTGTCACCTTTGCTGCCCCATATCCAGGGAAAATCATCCCGCTCGATCTTCAGCAATATGCTGGAAAAGTGATCTGTCAAAAGGATTCATTCCTCTGTGCGGCGAAGGGCGTCTCGATCGGTATTGAATTTCAGCGCAAGCTGGGCACAGGCTTTTTTGGAGGAGAAGGCTTTATTATGCAAAAGCTGGAGGGCGACGGTCTTGCATTCGTACACTCTGGCGGCTATGTTATGGAACGCACACTGCAGCCGGGAGAGACGCTCAAGTTGGACACAGGTTGTCTTGTCGCTATGACGTCTTCCGTGGATTACAATATTGAGTTTGTAAAAGGTGTCAAAACCGCGCTATTCGGCGGAGAGGGCCTGTTCTTCGCCACACTGCGCGGACCCGGTAAGGTGTGGGTGCAGTCACTGCCATTCAGCCGTATGGCTGACCGCATTCTGTCCGCAGCTGGTAACAGCGGACGCAAAGAAGAAGGCAGCGTACTTGGGGGACTCGGCAATCTGCTGGATGGCAGATAG
- the trhO gene encoding oxygen-dependent tRNA uridine(34) hydroxylase TrhO yields MKPQSEYAILLYYKFVKVPDAEQFAQEHLAYCKELDVKGRILISDEGINGTLSGTIAQTEQYMKDLRANPLFSDIVFKIDEADGHAFKKIFVRYKKELVTFRVEDELDPNVITGEHLAPKDFYEMMQRDDVVILDGRTGYEFDLGHFRGSIRPEVDSFKEFPDWIRENMSELKDKPILTYCTGGIRCEKLSGFMMKEGFQQVYQLDGGIVTYGKDPEVQGELFDGKCYVFDERISVQINHTDGDIIVGRCHHCGQPADQFINCANDACHLQHICCEDCEAQHSGHCSDECEAITNAVG; encoded by the coding sequence ATGAAACCACAATCGGAATATGCAATTCTGCTATACTATAAATTTGTAAAAGTGCCGGATGCCGAACAATTCGCTCAGGAGCATTTGGCTTACTGCAAAGAGCTTGACGTAAAGGGACGAATTCTCATCTCAGATGAGGGCATTAACGGGACACTGTCCGGTACGATTGCCCAAACCGAGCAATACATGAAGGATTTGCGCGCAAATCCGCTGTTTAGCGATATCGTCTTCAAGATCGATGAGGCTGATGGTCATGCCTTCAAAAAGATCTTCGTTCGTTATAAAAAGGAACTCGTGACGTTCCGGGTCGAGGATGAACTGGACCCTAACGTGATCACCGGAGAGCATCTGGCGCCTAAAGATTTCTATGAAATGATGCAGCGCGATGATGTGGTAATTCTGGATGGTCGTACCGGCTACGAATTCGATCTTGGTCATTTCCGCGGGTCCATCCGCCCTGAAGTAGACAGCTTCAAAGAATTCCCGGACTGGATTCGCGAGAATATGAGCGAGCTAAAAGATAAACCAATCCTAACCTACTGTACAGGTGGAATCCGCTGCGAGAAATTAAGCGGGTTTATGATGAAGGAAGGCTTCCAGCAGGTGTACCAGCTGGATGGCGGCATTGTGACTTATGGTAAAGACCCTGAGGTACAGGGCGAACTGTTCGATGGAAAATGTTATGTCTTCGATGAGCGGATCTCCGTACAGATTAATCATACCGACGGGGATATCATTGTCGGACGTTGCCATCACTGCGGTCAGCCAGCTGACCAATTCATCAACTGCGCCAACGATGCTTGCCATCTTCAGCATATTTGCTGTGAGGACTGTGAAGCACAGCACAGTGGTCATTGCTCGGACGAATGCGAAGCTATCACGAATGCCGTGGGCTAA
- a CDS encoding YitT family protein, which translates to MRNHNYGVNVLLRLTVILFGTFLLAFAYYHINFQNHLSEGGFVGLSLLGKYVLGISPSISTLLLDVPVLLIAWMFKGKAFVCNTFVSVGAFTIFYGLMERYSGLVINLQGNLALAALLSGVLTGLGAGIILRSGGASGGDDILSLLISEWKGIKVGTVFIMLDVVVLALSLFYMPVRETMYTVMAVVVAGYVITFTTSLGKPKLVKAPKIQSTLRKPHDGTVM; encoded by the coding sequence ATGAGGAACCACAATTACGGAGTGAATGTACTGCTCCGGTTGACAGTCATTTTGTTTGGAACATTTTTGCTTGCATTTGCTTATTATCACATCAATTTTCAGAACCATTTGTCTGAGGGCGGATTCGTAGGATTATCGCTACTCGGCAAATATGTATTAGGAATTTCACCTTCAATTTCAACTCTGCTTCTAGACGTTCCAGTACTCTTGATTGCATGGATGTTCAAAGGGAAAGCGTTCGTGTGTAACACCTTTGTTTCTGTAGGAGCTTTTACAATCTTTTACGGACTCATGGAACGTTATTCCGGTTTGGTCATCAACTTGCAGGGCAACTTGGCATTAGCAGCCCTTTTGTCTGGCGTACTGACAGGTTTAGGCGCGGGAATTATTCTGCGAAGCGGCGGCGCAAGTGGTGGAGACGATATTTTGTCGCTGCTGATCAGTGAATGGAAGGGAATTAAAGTAGGTACAGTATTCATCATGTTGGACGTAGTCGTTCTGGCATTATCACTCTTTTATATGCCTGTTAGAGAAACGATGTATACGGTGATGGCGGTAGTTGTCGCAGGTTATGTGATCACCTTTACAACCTCTTTAGGCAAACCAAAGTTAGTGAAGGCGCCAAAGATTCAGTCTACGCTGCGTAAACCGCATGATGGTACGGTAATGTGA
- a CDS encoding Crp/Fnr family transcriptional regulator, translating to MILHKGEVLFRQGDSCEFLYKVKNGLFKVTRLHENGNMVLFNILYPGEMVPHHSLISPKEAHGTAVAMMKSEVEAVPSAEWYQQVRDEPGRAMEIAILLQEKVRFMQTRLDHLTVGTPAERMELLTRWFNDYSHGAALTELLTQEEIGQLIGVRRETVNRLLRTVE from the coding sequence ATGATACTGCACAAGGGGGAAGTCTTGTTCCGTCAAGGGGACAGCTGCGAATTCTTATATAAGGTGAAAAATGGGCTGTTCAAGGTAACAAGGCTTCATGAAAATGGGAACATGGTGTTGTTCAACATCTTGTATCCTGGTGAGATGGTTCCCCATCATTCACTCATTTCGCCAAAGGAGGCGCATGGAACAGCGGTTGCGATGATGAAGAGCGAGGTGGAGGCAGTTCCTTCAGCGGAATGGTATCAACAGGTACGGGATGAGCCAGGTCGAGCGATGGAGATCGCTATCCTTCTTCAGGAGAAGGTAAGGTTTATGCAGACTCGGCTAGATCACCTTACTGTTGGAACACCCGCAGAACGGATGGAGCTCTTAACCCGTTGGTTCAATGACTACTCTCATGGCGCAGCGCTAACAGAGCTTTTGACACAGGAAGAAATTGGACAATTGATCGGTGTGAGACGCGAAACAGTCAATCGTTTGTTGCGTACCGTGGAGTGA
- a CDS encoding PTS fructose transporter subunit IIABC has product MRITDLMIKDTMIMDLKATTKEGAIDELIASLAASGRINDPVLFKEMILKREEQSSTGIGGGIAMPHAKTKAVNEATVVFAKSATGVEFESLDDEPARIFFMIAAPEGAGNMHLRTLASLSRLLIDSEFIEQLMNTRTPDEVSALFDAKQAEGEAKEKESEAAEAVKKSEPEKLIVGNPDSQAFVVAVTACPTGIAHTFMAEDALKKKALEMGVNIRVETNGSEGAKNVLTPDEIRRASGVIVAADKQVEMARFDGKPVLQRPVSDGIRKSEELIRKAMNGDAPIYHNEGRSGNEGESKEKSGSIGSKIYKDLMNGISHMLPFVVGGGILLAISFLIEQVGGENHPLFQLLQTIGGGDGAFHFLIPVLAGFIAISIGDRPALMPGMVGGYMALNSNAGFLGGLAAGFLAGYVVIGLRKLFAGLPKTLDGLKPILLYPVFGLLITGGLMYYLFDPIFSWMNVGLINWLNDLGTVNAVILGLVLGGMMAIDMGGPFNKAAYTFAIGVFTTSGNTNGFMMAAVMAGGMVPPLAIALATTFFKNKFTESERKSGLTNYVLGLSFITEGAIPFAAADPLRVLTSCILGSAVAGGLTQFWNINVPAPHGGIFVAALSSHALLFLLAVLIGSVISGLMLGLWKKPLEAK; this is encoded by the coding sequence ATGAGAATTACGGATTTGATGATAAAAGATACAATGATTATGGATTTAAAAGCAACCACTAAGGAAGGTGCAATTGATGAATTGATTGCCAGTCTTGCCGCAAGTGGTCGTATCAATGATCCTGTTCTATTTAAAGAGATGATCCTCAAGCGTGAAGAGCAGTCCAGTACTGGGATTGGTGGCGGTATCGCAATGCCACATGCCAAGACTAAAGCGGTGAATGAAGCGACCGTTGTGTTTGCCAAGAGTGCGACGGGCGTCGAATTCGAATCGCTTGATGATGAGCCGGCTCGGATCTTCTTTATGATTGCCGCCCCAGAAGGAGCGGGCAACATGCATCTTCGTACATTGGCCTCGCTGTCCAGACTGTTGATCGATAGCGAATTCATTGAACAGCTGATGAATACCCGAACGCCAGATGAGGTATCCGCCTTGTTCGATGCGAAGCAGGCAGAAGGAGAAGCCAAGGAGAAAGAGAGCGAAGCTGCTGAAGCTGTCAAGAAGTCCGAACCTGAAAAGCTAATCGTCGGCAACCCGGATTCCCAAGCATTCGTCGTAGCTGTTACTGCTTGTCCTACTGGAATTGCGCATACCTTTATGGCTGAAGATGCGCTCAAGAAGAAGGCTCTGGAAATGGGAGTTAATATCCGTGTAGAGACAAATGGTTCAGAAGGTGCCAAAAATGTCTTAACACCCGATGAGATTCGGCGTGCAAGTGGTGTAATTGTGGCAGCAGATAAACAAGTGGAAATGGCCCGTTTTGATGGTAAGCCAGTACTGCAAAGACCGGTTAGTGACGGTATTCGCAAATCGGAAGAGCTCATTCGCAAAGCAATGAACGGCGATGCACCGATTTACCATAATGAAGGTCGTAGTGGTAATGAAGGAGAGTCGAAAGAGAAGTCCGGCAGTATCGGGAGTAAAATATACAAGGACTTAATGAACGGTATCTCCCACATGCTGCCGTTTGTAGTCGGCGGTGGTATTCTGCTGGCGATCTCCTTCCTGATTGAACAAGTCGGTGGAGAGAATCACCCTCTATTCCAACTGCTGCAGACGATTGGTGGCGGTGATGGTGCCTTCCATTTCCTAATTCCGGTTCTTGCTGGATTTATTGCGATTAGTATTGGTGACCGTCCAGCCCTGATGCCAGGTATGGTTGGCGGTTACATGGCCTTGAATTCCAACGCTGGATTCCTCGGCGGTCTGGCTGCAGGTTTCTTGGCTGGTTATGTTGTTATCGGTCTGCGCAAACTGTTTGCAGGTCTGCCAAAAACGCTCGACGGATTAAAGCCGATTCTGTTATATCCGGTATTTGGTCTATTGATAACCGGTGGATTGATGTATTACCTGTTCGATCCGATCTTTAGCTGGATGAACGTAGGACTCATTAATTGGCTTAACGATCTTGGAACCGTTAATGCAGTAATTCTGGGTCTCGTTCTCGGTGGAATGATGGCTATTGATATGGGAGGTCCTTTCAATAAAGCGGCCTACACTTTTGCCATCGGGGTATTCACTACCAGTGGAAATACTAACGGATTCATGATGGCGGCTGTAATGGCAGGAGGTATGGTTCCTCCACTTGCAATAGCGCTGGCTACTACCTTCTTCAAGAACAAATTTACAGAATCAGAACGTAAATCAGGGTTAACAAACTATGTATTGGGCTTATCGTTCATTACAGAAGGGGCGATTCCATTCGCCGCTGCCGATCCACTGCGTGTCCTGACTTCTTGTATCCTAGGTTCAGCCGTAGCTGGTGGTCTCACTCAGTTTTGGAATATCAACGTTCCAGCACCGCATGGTGGGATCTTTGTAGCCGCGCTTTCGAGTCATGCGTTGTTGTTCCTATTGGCCGTTCTGATCGGATCTGTTATTTCCGGATTAATGCTCGGATTATGGAAGAAACCTCTTGAGGCAAAGTAA
- the pfkB gene encoding 1-phosphofructokinase, with protein sequence MIYTVTLNPSIDYIVEVEDLRLGGLNRMKRDLKLPGGKGINVSRVLNQLEVQNKAIGFLGGFTGRYIEEWLRKESISSDFVFVSDDTRINIKLKHGEETEINGAGPVIRDTEAEALLQKMAVLNAGDVVILSGSVSPSLGADFYDKLISVCKQRGAEFVIDTTGSALKKALPYQPLLVKPNHHELAELFGVTIQTKEEIITYGRKLLEAGAKHVLVSMAGEGALFITEQGVYHANAPKGAVKNSVGAGDSMIAGFVGTFSLTGDLMEAFRAGVASGSATAFSDDLADRAFIEQLRPLINISEV encoded by the coding sequence ATGATCTATACAGTAACGCTTAATCCTTCCATCGATTACATCGTGGAAGTTGAAGATTTGAGACTAGGTGGCTTAAATCGGATGAAACGTGATTTGAAGCTTCCTGGAGGTAAAGGGATCAACGTATCACGCGTGTTAAATCAGCTTGAGGTTCAGAATAAAGCTATAGGCTTCCTTGGTGGATTCACTGGACGATATATTGAGGAATGGTTGCGGAAAGAGTCGATTTCAAGTGATTTCGTATTTGTTTCTGATGATACCCGAATTAATATCAAGCTTAAGCATGGAGAGGAAACGGAGATTAATGGTGCAGGGCCCGTCATACGAGATACGGAGGCAGAGGCATTATTACAGAAGATGGCTGTTCTGAATGCAGGCGATGTTGTGATATTGTCCGGAAGTGTTTCTCCTTCACTGGGTGCTGATTTCTATGACAAGTTGATATCTGTATGCAAGCAAAGAGGGGCCGAGTTTGTCATTGATACTACAGGTTCAGCGCTGAAAAAGGCACTCCCTTATCAGCCGTTGCTCGTTAAGCCTAATCATCATGAGCTTGCAGAGCTATTCGGCGTTACGATACAGACTAAGGAAGAGATTATTACTTATGGCCGCAAGCTGCTCGAAGCTGGCGCGAAGCATGTGTTAGTTTCAATGGCTGGTGAAGGTGCCTTGTTCATTACGGAACAGGGGGTATATCACGCCAATGCTCCAAAAGGAGCAGTGAAAAATTCTGTAGGCGCAGGCGATTCTATGATCGCTGGATTCGTTGGCACATTTTCTTTGACTGGAGATTTAATGGAAGCTTTCCGTGCAGGTGTTGCCTCAGGTAGCGCAACAGCTTTCTCTGATGACCTGGCAGATAGAGCATTCATTGAGCAGCTGAGACCGCTGATCAACATCTCAGAAGTGTAA
- a CDS encoding DeoR/GlpR family DNA-binding transcription regulator translates to MLDEKQRIARKAVEMIQEGDAILLDAGTTTLQIAKELRAFSNIKVITNSIMALNELRDCRNIEVSITGGMLRPDTLAFVGPMTERSLEMVRVDKTFLATNGLDLREGITTPNMLEAATKRKMISVAKQVILLADHSKLGQVSFCKVADVTEMDHCIIDSGASDKFIREITQMGVDFSLV, encoded by the coding sequence TTGTTGGATGAGAAGCAGAGGATAGCACGCAAGGCTGTAGAGATGATTCAGGAAGGCGATGCTATTCTGCTGGATGCTGGAACCACAACGCTACAGATTGCCAAAGAGCTGAGGGCTTTTTCTAATATCAAAGTCATTACGAATTCGATTATGGCGCTTAATGAACTGCGGGATTGTCGCAATATAGAAGTCTCGATTACAGGCGGAATGTTGCGGCCGGATACATTGGCTTTTGTAGGACCGATGACAGAGCGCTCTTTAGAGATGGTAAGAGTTGATAAAACCTTTCTTGCAACCAACGGATTAGACTTACGAGAAGGAATCACTACACCTAATATGCTTGAAGCAGCGACCAAACGTAAGATGATCTCGGTTGCGAAGCAAGTAATTCTTCTGGCTGATCATAGCAAGCTCGGTCAAGTATCCTTCTGTAAGGTTGCCGACGTGACGGAAATGGATCACTGCATTATTGATTCTGGTGCGTCAGATAAGTTCATCCGTGAGATTACGCAAATGGGCGTAGATTTCTCGCTGGTATGA
- a CDS encoding AI-2E family transporter, with protein MFLLQQQKYFRTSLAIIAFLLILYLGSKVMFLFAPLAAIIRLLLVPMVLSGFMYYLLRPLVRVLEKRKLNRAFSILLIYFLFAGLFILFWVLVWPTLQEQIQNFIDNTPYLVQGLQDQFNALRDNPTLSRFFQGDSDIAARISEYLSEAITWVTNSMSNLIGVVSSIVILIATLPIILYYMLKDDYKLSPKLQSLIPRKYRKEGKEMFGDIDSALSSFIVTRVVLNVVLGIMLYIGFLIIGLPYSLLLAVISVPLNFIPYVGSFLAGVPVVIVGFIESPTMAIWSLVVIFIAQQIQDNVLSPIIYGKSLDVHPLTTVLLVLIGGDFYGIIGVLIALPVYMIAKIIFLRVYEIIVADREEEAEPLKHENL; from the coding sequence ATGTTCCTATTGCAACAACAGAAGTATTTTCGGACAAGTCTTGCTATTATCGCTTTTTTACTTATTTTGTACTTGGGCTCCAAAGTAATGTTTCTATTCGCACCACTGGCTGCCATTATCAGATTATTACTCGTTCCCATGGTACTATCAGGTTTCATGTACTACTTATTACGACCGTTAGTAAGAGTTCTTGAGAAAAGAAAATTAAACCGGGCATTCTCCATCCTGCTCATTTATTTCTTGTTTGCCGGTTTGTTTATTCTCTTCTGGGTTCTAGTCTGGCCGACACTGCAAGAACAAATTCAGAACTTTATTGATAATACGCCTTACCTTGTTCAGGGATTACAGGATCAGTTCAATGCATTAAGGGATAATCCGACACTCTCACGCTTTTTCCAAGGGGACTCCGACATAGCTGCCCGTATATCAGAATATCTTAGCGAGGCTATTACTTGGGTAACCAATTCGATGTCCAATTTGATCGGCGTAGTTTCCAGCATTGTTATTCTAATCGCTACCTTGCCCATCATTTTGTATTACATGCTAAAAGATGACTATAAGCTGTCACCAAAACTACAAAGCTTAATCCCTAGAAAGTACCGTAAAGAAGGCAAAGAAATGTTCGGGGATATCGACAGCGCACTGAGCAGTTTCATCGTCACACGTGTGGTGCTAAACGTCGTACTCGGTATTATGTTGTATATCGGTTTCCTTATCATCGGATTGCCTTATTCACTGCTGCTTGCAGTAATTTCAGTACCGCTCAATTTCATTCCTTATGTGGGTTCTTTCCTTGCGGGAGTACCGGTAGTTATTGTTGGATTCATTGAATCACCCACGATGGCAATATGGTCGCTGGTCGTCATATTCATTGCACAGCAAATCCAAGATAATGTACTCTCACCGATCATTTACGGCAAATCATTAGATGTGCATCCTCTGACCACGGTCCTTCTTGTTCTTATAGGTGGGGATTTCTACGGTATTATTGGTGTGCTTATTGCGCTGCCCGTCTATATGATTGCCAAAATTATTTTTCTGCGAGTATATGAGATTATTGTTGCAGATCGAGAGGAAGAGGCTGAGCCTCTCAAGCATGAGAATCTATAG
- a CDS encoding uracil-DNA glycosylase, with the protein MFGNDWDEILQDEMQKPYFLELMANLESEYKEHTVYPPKELLFTALKHTPYSETRVVILGQDPYHGAGQAHGLSFSVNPGVRIPPSLRNIYTELSDDIGVPIPNHGSLLRWAEQGVLMLNSVLTVREGEPNSHKGLGWETFTDTIMKKLNERTTPMVFILWGSHSQKKGAFIDQSRHEVIQSPHPSPLSSYRGFFGSRPFSKVNQFLESKGMKGIDWFISDI; encoded by the coding sequence ATGTTCGGCAACGATTGGGATGAGATATTACAGGATGAAATGCAAAAGCCCTATTTTCTGGAGCTAATGGCTAATCTGGAAAGTGAATATAAGGAACATACAGTCTATCCGCCAAAAGAATTACTGTTCACGGCGTTAAAGCATACACCTTATAGTGAGACAAGGGTTGTTATTTTGGGACAGGACCCCTACCATGGAGCGGGACAAGCACATGGTTTAAGCTTCTCGGTAAATCCGGGGGTGCGTATACCGCCTTCACTGCGTAATATTTATACGGAGTTATCGGATGATATCGGTGTACCAATTCCAAATCACGGATCCTTACTGCGATGGGCAGAACAGGGAGTGCTTATGCTCAACTCGGTACTAACGGTACGTGAGGGAGAGCCGAATTCTCATAAAGGTCTAGGGTGGGAGACATTCACAGACACCATAATGAAGAAGTTAAATGAAAGAACTACGCCGATGGTGTTTATTTTATGGGGAAGTCATTCACAGAAAAAAGGTGCCTTCATAGACCAAAGTCGTCATGAGGTTATTCAGTCTCCACATCCGAGTCCGCTCTCGTCGTATCGTGGATTCTTTGGTAGCCGTCCTTTTTCGAAGGTCAATCAGTTTTTGGAGTCGAAGGGAATGAAAGGAATCGATTGGTTCATTTCGGACATATAA
- the rnhA gene encoding ribonuclease H: MAKQKYYVVWEGKQPGVYSTWAECQAQTDHYTGAKYKSYESKAAADAAYTAGWKGNWGTGSSASGAAKSKGTSSFKRSATVETSAEIDYNSISVDVGTRGNPGPVEYKGVDTQTGDIIFSCGPIKKGTNNLGEFLAIVHALALLKKEGSTKTVYSDSVNAMKWVKQKKVATTLPRDASTEEIWVLIDRAERWLQTNTYDNKVLKWQTKEWGEIKADYGRK, translated from the coding sequence ATGGCTAAACAGAAATATTATGTAGTATGGGAAGGCAAGCAGCCGGGAGTCTATAGCACTTGGGCGGAATGCCAGGCGCAGACCGATCACTATACCGGAGCCAAATATAAATCGTATGAATCTAAAGCGGCGGCAGATGCGGCATACACAGCGGGTTGGAAAGGTAATTGGGGAACAGGGTCATCAGCATCCGGTGCGGCTAAGTCTAAGGGGACAAGTTCTTTTAAACGAAGCGCTACAGTGGAGACCTCAGCGGAGATCGATTACAACAGCATTTCTGTGGATGTAGGTACGCGTGGAAATCCGGGTCCAGTCGAATACAAAGGCGTGGATACACAAACGGGCGATATCATTTTCTCTTGCGGTCCGATTAAGAAGGGCACTAATAATCTAGGTGAGTTTTTAGCGATTGTGCATGCCTTGGCGCTCCTGAAGAAAGAAGGAAGCACTAAAACGGTCTACAGTGACTCTGTGAATGCAATGAAGTGGGTAAAGCAGAAAAAGGTTGCTACAACCTTGCCACGTGATGCTTCAACAGAGGAAATATGGGTACTTATTGATCGGGCAGAACGTTGGTTGCAAACCAATACATATGACAATAAAGTGCTTAAGTGGCAGACTAAAGAGTGGGGCGAAATTAAAGCAGATTATGGTCGGAAATAG
- a CDS encoding type 1 glutamine amidotransferase family protein, with translation MKKEVLIFISNGYADWEAGYISAELNKPESEYKVKTVSLNSDNVQSMGGFTVIPDYTIDSLPAQFEMLILIGGTSWKDNSAITPVIESCIQNRTPIAAICDASTFLAEHGYLDEIPHTGNSLDYLKEFAPNYKGHANFLEKQTVSSDNIITANGTASLEFTREVLKKLKVMPLEQIDGWYTFFKNGFYQE, from the coding sequence ATGAAAAAAGAAGTATTGATTTTTATTTCTAATGGATATGCAGATTGGGAAGCTGGCTATATAAGTGCCGAACTAAACAAGCCAGAAAGTGAATACAAAGTTAAGACAGTTTCTTTAAATAGCGACAATGTACAATCTATGGGCGGATTTACTGTTATTCCAGACTATACTATAGATAGTTTACCCGCCCAGTTTGAAATGTTAATTTTAATTGGAGGTACGAGTTGGAAAGATAATTCAGCGATTACTCCAGTGATTGAAAGTTGTATACAGAATAGAACTCCTATAGCGGCTATATGTGACGCATCAACCTTTTTGGCAGAACATGGCTATTTAGATGAGATTCCTCACACTGGAAATTCATTAGATTATTTAAAAGAGTTCGCTCCTAATTATAAAGGACACGCAAATTTTTTAGAAAAACAGACCGTTTCGAGTGACAATATCATTACTGCTAATGGTACGGCTTCTTTGGAATTTACAAGGGAAGTCTTGAAGAAGTTAAAGGTTATGCCATTAGAACAAATCGATGGATGGTATACCTTTTTCAAAAATGGGTTTTATCAAGAATAA
- a CDS encoding Gfo/Idh/MocA family protein produces MLKIGLIGFGFMGRMHFDNYVRLTEEGHPIALKAICDLRIEELKDGKADGNMSTAREVYDLTAYSLYDDLEKMIANEELDMIDIAVPTYLHAEMACSLLERGYHVFCEKPMARTSVEAQKMVEAAERSGKKLMIGQCLRFWPGYEYLKEVVETEQFGKVTEGYFYRGSGAPKDWFLDEKLSGGCIVDMHIHDTDMINYLFGRPDKVSTLGRNVLPGSGYDIASTHYFYKDAKVINAQVDWTLEGDFGFYMGYRVNFERGNVVFDGSGVKVNPNDGAGFTVELSPDAGYYRELVYFLDAIIQDKPIIICTPESAADSLEIIEAEVQSANAEGEWIVLN; encoded by the coding sequence ATGTTGAAAATAGGTTTGATTGGCTTTGGATTTATGGGCCGGATGCATTTTGATAATTATGTTCGCTTAACGGAAGAGGGGCATCCCATCGCCCTTAAAGCCATCTGTGACTTGCGAATTGAAGAATTGAAAGACGGTAAAGCGGACGGCAATATGAGTACCGCTCGAGAAGTGTATGATTTAACAGCTTACAGTCTCTATGATGATCTGGAGAAAATGATAGCGAATGAGGAACTGGATATGATCGATATTGCAGTTCCTACTTACCTGCATGCTGAAATGGCTTGTTCGCTGCTGGAACGAGGATATCATGTCTTTTGTGAGAAGCCGATGGCTAGAACTTCAGTAGAAGCGCAGAAAATGGTAGAAGCAGCAGAGCGCAGTGGAAAGAAATTGATGATCGGGCAGTGCCTGCGTTTTTGGCCAGGGTATGAATATTTGAAAGAAGTTGTGGAAACTGAGCAATTTGGTAAAGTGACAGAAGGATATTTCTACCGTGGTTCAGGGGCTCCTAAAGATTGGTTTCTGGATGAGAAGCTAAGCGGTGGATGCATTGTGGATATGCATATTCACGATACGGATATGATTAACTATCTGTTCGGCAGACCGGATAAAGTATCGACCTTGGGACGAAATGTTCTACCGGGAAGCGGATATGATATTGCTTCTACACACTATTTTTATAAGGATGCAAAGGTGATCAATGCTCAGGTGGACTGGACGCTGGAGGGCGACTTTGGATTCTACATGGGGTACAGGGTTAACTTCGAGCGAGGAAATGTTGTATTTGATGGTAGTGGAGTCAAGGTGAATCCTAATGATGGAGCAGGCTTCACGGTAGAGCTTTCCCCGGATGCGGGCTACTACAGGGAGCTGGTCTATTTCTTGGATGCGATTATTCAAGATAAGCCTATTATCATTTGTACGCCTGAGAGTGCAGCAGATTCTTTGGAAATCATAGAGGCGGAAGTACAGTCAGCGAATGCCGAAGGGGAATGGATTGTACTTAACTAG